Proteins encoded in a region of the Enterococcus gilvus ATCC BAA-350 genome:
- a CDS encoding tyrosine-type recombinase/integrase — MRKGENIYYRKDGRWEGRYIKGKKADGKTKYGSVYGKTFQEVRRKLYPLKAKYQEIRETQGETSMSFHEWGIRWLNEVKTEIKQSTYANYEYKLEHYVFYEIGEYSLNELDESVAQLLVQRLNRRKLKSSTIQAIFRIINQTMNQAIRQKRITDNPFLAIRFPKMPKKKKQALTKIEQKRLEKTALAEKKGRGIPILLALHAGLRIGEISALKWEDIDFETNQIHVDSTYQRVIDSTNREEKTTLIYTRSKTESSVRTIPISQTLRKTLLQYKKRATGAFICSRKDEPSEPRLLTYHFHRLREKAGLATIHFHQLRHTFATRCVESNGDIVSISALMGHSSSKMTLDTYADAMMEQRVQVVHQMEKAIS; from the coding sequence ATGCGAAAAGGCGAAAATATCTATTATCGAAAGGATGGCCGTTGGGAAGGCCGCTATATCAAAGGGAAAAAAGCAGATGGAAAGACAAAATACGGCTCTGTGTATGGAAAGACATTTCAAGAGGTGCGTAGGAAGTTGTATCCATTAAAGGCGAAGTATCAAGAGATTCGAGAAACACAAGGGGAAACCTCTATGAGCTTTCACGAATGGGGCATTCGCTGGCTGAACGAGGTCAAAACTGAAATCAAACAATCGACCTATGCAAACTATGAGTACAAGCTTGAACACTATGTTTTCTATGAGATCGGAGAATATAGTTTGAATGAACTTGATGAATCGGTGGCACAACTGTTGGTGCAGCGTTTAAATAGAAGAAAACTAAAAAGCTCCACGATTCAGGCGATTTTTCGAATCATCAATCAAACGATGAATCAAGCCATTCGTCAGAAAAGAATCACGGATAATCCTTTTTTAGCCATTCGATTTCCGAAAATGCCGAAGAAAAAGAAGCAAGCATTAACGAAAATTGAGCAAAAACGATTGGAAAAAACAGCGCTGGCAGAAAAGAAGGGACGTGGGATACCCATTCTCTTAGCACTGCACGCGGGATTGCGCATCGGTGAAATTTCTGCGCTTAAATGGGAAGATATTGATTTTGAAACCAACCAGATTCACGTGGATTCTACTTATCAACGGGTCATTGACTCTACAAATAGGGAAGAAAAAACGACATTGATCTATACACGTTCCAAAACAGAGTCCTCTGTTCGGACGATCCCGATTAGTCAGACGTTGCGAAAAACATTGCTTCAATACAAAAAAAGAGCGACTGGCGCCTTTATTTGTTCAAGGAAGGATGAACCCTCCGAACCGAGATTGCTAACGTATCACTTTCATCGATTGCGCGAAAAAGCAGGGCTGGCGACGATTCATTTTCATCAGCTCCGACATACGTTTGCGACTCGTTGCGTGGAAAGCAATGGCGATATTGTCAGTATTAGTGCTTTGATGGGACACAGTTCGTCGAAAATGACGTTGGATACCTATGCAGATGCCATGATGGAGCAGCGGGTACAAGTAGTTCACCAAATGGAAAAAGCTATTTCTTAA
- a CDS encoding type I toxin-antitoxin system Fst family toxin: MRPLKELTRYILAPLFVGLVIALVNHWLQEHDP; this comes from the coding sequence GTGAGGCCTTTGAAGGAGCTGACCCGCTACATCTTAGCACCGCTCTTCGTGGGATTGGTCATTGCCCTTGTCAACCACTGGTTGCAAGAGCACGATCCGTGA
- a CDS encoding DUF2922 family protein has protein sequence MTKLVAIFKTSEGKSHSWSYANPDTTKQPSEVKGLLERFAGLKLFKKDNVVLFDTVESAEYVETIETPIF, from the coding sequence ATGACCAAATTAGTCGCGATTTTTAAAACCAGTGAAGGCAAGAGCCATTCGTGGAGCTACGCCAATCCCGATACGACAAAGCAACCCAGTGAAGTCAAAGGACTGTTGGAACGCTTCGCTGGATTGAAGCTATTTAAGAAAGACAACGTCGTTTTATTCGACACGGTGGAAAGTGCCGAGTACGTCGAAACCATCGAAACACCGATTTTTTAA